A single window of Parcubacteria group bacterium CG10_big_fil_rev_8_21_14_0_10_36_14 DNA harbors:
- a CDS encoding DNA polymerase III — MTNQDIAKILYELSTLLEIKEVPFKPRAYEKAAMSIEELDENLKDIYKKDGRKGLDAIPSVGVSIAEKIEELLKTGKLKYYQKLKKGFPVDIVGMTRIEGLGPKTIAELYKKLKIKNLKELERAAKSGKIEKIAGFGKKTEENILSGMEFVKKNHGRMLLSEALPLAKNIIKQLKKTGITERIAVAGSIRRMQETIGDIDIVATSKTPKKLISAFTKLPEVEHIKLKGATRSSVRLRIGIDADLRVVASGIFGATLQYFTGDKQHNIAVRKIAIKKGYKLNEYGLFRNKKIIACKTEEEIYKKLGMDTPPPEIRINEGEIEAAQKHNLPKLVGYNDIKGDLQMHTKWSDGSKSILEMAEEAKKMGYKYIAITDHTKTLAVANGLDENGLAKHSREIDKINKKIKGLHIFRSAEVNIMKDGSLDIKNEALKKLDIVSAAVHSNFKMSNAEMTKRIIHAMQNPYLNILFHPTGRVIGRRPGYELDIDEIIKAAKKYGVILEIDAHANRLDLKDEYIKKAVKAGIKLSIDTDAHNEKHLEYMRLGIGQARRGWAKKSDIINTKSADELLKMLKKLKRK, encoded by the coding sequence ATGACCAATCAGGATATCGCAAAAATTTTATACGAACTATCAACACTTTTAGAAATAAAAGAAGTCCCTTTTAAACCGCGCGCTTACGAAAAAGCGGCAATGTCTATTGAGGAATTAGATGAAAATTTGAAAGACATTTATAAAAAAGACGGACGCAAAGGGCTTGATGCAATTCCGAGCGTGGGAGTTAGTATTGCCGAAAAAATAGAAGAACTCCTTAAAACCGGAAAATTAAAATACTATCAAAAATTAAAAAAGGGGTTTCCTGTTGATATCGTAGGAATGACCCGTATTGAAGGACTGGGTCCAAAAACCATTGCCGAACTTTATAAAAAACTGAAAATAAAAAATTTGAAAGAGTTGGAACGAGCGGCAAAATCAGGAAAAATAGAAAAAATCGCCGGTTTTGGTAAAAAAACTGAAGAAAATATTTTATCCGGAATGGAATTTGTAAAAAAAAATCACGGAAGAATGCTTCTATCCGAAGCGTTACCTCTGGCAAAAAACATAATAAAACAATTGAAAAAAACCGGCATTACCGAACGCATTGCCGTCGCCGGCTCAATTCGCAGAATGCAGGAAACGATTGGCGATATAGATATTGTCGCGACTTCAAAAACTCCAAAAAAACTCATTAGTGCTTTTACAAAATTACCCGAAGTGGAACATATAAAATTAAAAGGTGCCACCCGTTCATCTGTTCGTTTAAGAATCGGGATTGATGCCGACTTGCGTGTTGTAGCCTCGGGTATTTTTGGCGCAACTCTTCAATATTTTACCGGCGATAAACAACATAATATTGCTGTACGTAAAATCGCCATAAAAAAAGGCTACAAATTAAATGAATATGGGCTCTTCCGTAACAAAAAAATTATTGCCTGTAAAACCGAGGAAGAAATATATAAAAAATTAGGAATGGATACTCCTCCGCCAGAGATACGCATAAATGAAGGAGAAATAGAAGCTGCACAAAAACATAACTTGCCAAAGCTTGTTGGCTACAATGATATAAAGGGTGATTTGCAAATGCATACGAAATGGTCCGATGGCTCAAAATCAATTTTAGAAATGGCAGAGGAAGCAAAAAAAATGGGATATAAATACATCGCTATCACAGACCATACAAAAACATTGGCCGTGGCCAACGGTCTTGATGAAAATGGTCTCGCAAAACATAGCAGAGAAATTGATAAAATTAATAAAAAAATAAAGGGGTTACATATTTTTAGAAGCGCAGAAGTAAATATAATGAAAGACGGCTCGTTGGATATAAAAAATGAGGCATTAAAAAAATTGGATATTGTAAGCGCAGCCGTCCACTCTAATTTTAAAATGAGCAATGCCGAAATGACAAAGAGAATTATACATGCCATGCAAAACCCATACCTTAATATTTTATTTCATCCTACAGGAAGAGTAATCGGCCGTCGTCCGGGATATGAATTAGATATAGATGAGATAATCAAAGCGGCTAAAAAATATGGCGTGATATTGGAAATTGATGCTCATGCAAATCGATTGGATCTGAAAGATGAATATATCAAAAAAGCTGTAAAAGCAGGGATAAAACTCTCTATTGATACTGATGCACATAACGAAAAACATTTAGAGTATATGCGCCTCGGTATTGGACAAGCGCGTAGAGGCTGGGCAAAAAAATCAGATATCATAAATACAAAATCAGCTGACGAATTGCTAAAAATGTTAAAAAAATTGAAGAGAAAATGA